One genomic window of bacterium includes the following:
- a CDS encoding transposase, with amino-acid sequence MSRRKSERIVLGAAELMAIVERTKTSALTVEEYEKLKASVETLVWVEAELEKKNASLKRIRKALSINMKKTEKTSEVLKRAGATESPQGNDEERSGEKPEKKKKKPKGHGRNGADAYEGAGKIQVPHESLKPGDPCPECETTTAKVYPLINPVKLVRVRGQTPIQAEVYELERLRCNLCGKVFRAKAPEEVGEKKYDETAASMIGLLKYGSGLPFNRLERLVKNFKIPFPTSTQWDIVRKAAIILAMVYEEFIRQAAQWDIFYNDDTSMKILQLLKENQQIEQAGSKERTGIFTSAIVACCDDHKIVVFFTGRQHAGENLGDVLRHRAKELERPMHMCDGLSRNVPKDFADLLIKANCMAHGRRKFVEVADSFPQECLHVLESLCRVYRNDATARKEEMSPEERLRFHQDHSAKVMTDLKSWMNEQLEERNVEPNSSLGGAFSYMLKRSDKLTLFLRKPGAPLDNNICERALKRAVLH; translated from the coding sequence ATGAGCCGACGCAAGTCCGAGCGGATCGTGTTGGGCGCCGCCGAGCTGATGGCGATCGTCGAACGTACCAAGACGTCTGCGCTCACGGTGGAGGAATACGAGAAACTGAAAGCGAGCGTCGAGACCCTGGTTTGGGTGGAGGCCGAGCTGGAAAAGAAGAACGCCTCGCTCAAGCGAATTCGCAAGGCCCTATCCATTAACATGAAGAAGACCGAGAAGACGAGCGAGGTGCTCAAAAGGGCGGGTGCCACGGAGTCGCCGCAAGGCAACGACGAAGAGAGGAGCGGTGAGAAGCCGGAGAAGAAGAAAAAGAAGCCGAAGGGACACGGTCGTAACGGCGCTGACGCCTATGAGGGCGCAGGGAAGATCCAGGTGCCTCATGAATCGCTCAAGCCTGGCGACCCGTGCCCGGAGTGCGAGACCACCACCGCCAAGGTCTACCCCCTGATCAATCCAGTCAAGCTGGTGCGCGTCAGAGGCCAGACACCTATTCAAGCGGAGGTTTACGAGCTCGAAAGACTACGCTGCAATCTTTGCGGTAAGGTGTTCCGGGCCAAGGCTCCGGAGGAGGTCGGGGAGAAGAAGTACGACGAGACGGCGGCGAGTATGATCGGGCTCTTGAAGTACGGCAGCGGGCTCCCCTTCAACCGACTCGAGAGACTGGTGAAGAACTTCAAGATTCCTTTTCCAACCTCGACTCAGTGGGACATCGTCAGAAAGGCTGCCATCATCCTCGCGATGGTCTACGAAGAGTTCATCCGGCAGGCAGCGCAGTGGGATATCTTCTACAACGACGATACCTCGATGAAGATCCTTCAGCTGCTCAAAGAGAACCAACAGATCGAACAGGCAGGATCGAAAGAGCGTACGGGGATCTTCACCTCGGCTATCGTCGCGTGCTGCGACGACCACAAGATCGTAGTGTTCTTCACCGGACGTCAGCACGCCGGGGAAAACCTCGGGGACGTGCTCCGGCACAGGGCGAAGGAGCTCGAGAGACCGATGCATATGTGCGATGGGTTGTCACGCAATGTGCCAAAGGATTTCGCGGACCTCCTCATCAAAGCCAACTGCATGGCTCATGGTCGCAGGAAGTTCGTGGAGGTGGCCGACAGCTTCCCTCAAGAATGCCTACACGTGCTCGAGTCCTTGTGCCGCGTCTACCGCAACGATGCCACCGCACGCAAAGAGGAGATGTCGCCTGAGGAGCGGCTTCGTTTCCATCAAGATCACTCCGCCAAAGTCATGACGGATCTGAAGAGCTGGATGAATGAGCAGCTGGAGGAAAGGAACGTCGAACCGAACTCGTCGTTGGGGGGCGCCTTCTCCTACATGCTCAAGCGATCGGACAAACTGACGTTATTTTTGCGCAAGCCTGGCGCACCGTTGGACAACAATATCTGCGAACGAGCGCTGAAGAGAGCCGTCCTCCACC